TACTAGTAACTGACtagtaatacaggatacagaactagatgtgatgtccaaaaatAAAGATCATAAGCCCTACTAGtaactgacttgtaatacaggatacagaactagatgtgatgtccaaagatgAAGATCCTATGCCGtactagtcactgacttgtaatacaggatacagaactagatgtgatgtccaaagataaagatcaTATGCCCTACTAGTAActaacttgtaatacaggatacagaactagatgtgatgtccaaaaatAAAGATCATAAGCCCTACTAGtaactgacttgtaatacaggatacagaactagatgtgatgtccaaaaatAAAGATCATAAGCCCTACTAGtaactgacttgtaatacaggatacagaactagatgtgatgtccaaagataaagatcatatgccctactagtcactgacttgtaatacaggatacagaactagatgtgatgtccaaaaatAAAGATCATAAGCCCTACTAGTAACTGAcctgtaatacaggatacagaactagatgtgatgcccaaagataaagatcctatGCCCTAttagtcactgacttgtaatacaggatacggaactagatgtgatgtccaaagataaagatcatatgccctactagtcactgacttgtaatacatgatacagaactagatgtgatgtccaaaaatAAAGATCATATGCCCTACTAGTAACTGACtagtaatacaggatacagaactagatgtgatgtccaaaaatAAAGATCATAAGCCCTACTAGtaactgacttgtaatacaggatacagaactagatgtgatgtccaaagatgAAGATCTTATGCCGtactagtcactgacttgtaatacaggatacagaactagatgtgatgtccaaagataaagatcaTATGCCCTACTAGTAActaacttgtaatacaggacacagaactagatgtgatgtccaaaaatAAAGATCATAAGCCCTACTAGtaactgacttgtaatacaggatacagaactagatgtgatgtccaaagataaagatcctatGGCCTACTAGTCActaacttgtaatacaggatacagaactagatgtgatgtccaaagataaagatcctaCGCCCTATTAGTCActaacttgtaatacaggatacagaactagatgagatgtccaaagataaggatcatatgccctactagtcactgacttgtaatacaggatacagaactagatgtgatgtccaaagataaagatcctatGCCCTAttagtcactgacttgtaatacaggatacagaactagatgtgatgtccaaagataaagatcatacgccctactagtcactgacttgtaatacaggatacagaactagatgtgatgtccaaagataaagatcctatTCCCTAttagtcactgacttgtaatacaggatacagaactagatgtgatgtccaaagataaggatcatatgccctactagtcactgacttgtaatacaggataaaGAACTAGATGAAATGTCCAAAGATAAGGATCATATGccctactagtcactgacttgtaatacaggataaagaactagatgtgatgtccaaagacaAAGATCCTATGCCCTAttagtcactgacttgtaatacaggatacagaactagatgtgatgtccaaagataaagatcatatgccctactagtcactgacttgtaatacaggatacagaactagatgtgatgtccaaagataaagatcctatgccctactagtcactgacttgtaatacaggatacagaactagatgtgatgtccaaagataaagatcctatggcctactagtcactgacttgtaatacaggatacagaactagatgtgatgtccaaagataaagatcctatggcctactagtcactgacttgtaatacaggatacagaactagatgtgatgtccaaagataaagatcctatggcctactagtcactgacttgtaatacaggatacagaactagatgtgatgtccaaagataaagatcatatgccctactagtcactaacttgtaatacaggatacagaactagatgtgatgtccaaagataaagatcctatgccctactagtcactgacttgtaatacaggatacagaactagatgtgatgtccaaagataaagatcctatggcctactagtcactgacttgtaatacaggatacagaactagatgtgatgtccaaagataaagatcctatggcctactagtcactgacttgtaatacaggatacagaactagatgtgatgtccaaagataaagatcctatggcctactagtcactgacttgtaatacaggatacagaactagatgtgatgtccaaagttAAAGATCATATGCCCTACTAGTCActaacttgtaatacaggatacagaactagatgtgatgtccaaagataaagatcctatGCCCTAttagtcactgacttgtaatacaggatacagaactagatgtgatgtccaaagataaagatcctatgccctactagtcactgacttgtaatacaggatacagaactagatgtgatgtccaaaaatAAAGATCATAAGCCCTACTAGtaactgacttgtaatacaggatacagaactagatgtgatgtccaaagatgAAGATCCTATGCCGtactagtcactgacttgtaatacaggatacagaactagatgtgatgtccaaagataaagatcaTATGCCCTACTAGTAActaacttgtaatacaggacacagaactagatgtgatgtccaaaaatAAAGATCATAAGCCCTACTAGtaactgacttgtaatacaggatacagaactagatgtgatgtccaaagataaagatcctatGGCCTACTAGTCActaacttgtaatacaggatacagaactagatgtgatgtccaaagataaagatcctaCGCCCTATTAGTCActaacttgtaatacaggatacagaactagatgagatgtccaaagataaggatcatatgccctactagtcactgacttgtaatacaggatacagaactagatgtgatgtccaaagataaagatcctatGCCCTAttagtcactgacttgtaatacaggatacagaactagatgtgatgtccaaagataaagatcatacgccctactagtcactgacttgtaatacaggatacagaactagatgtgatgtccaaagataaagatcctatTCCCTAttagtcactgacttgtaatacaggatacagaactagatgtgatgtccaaagataaggatcatatgccctactagtcactgacttgtaatacaggataaaGAACTAGATGAAATGTCCAAAGATAAGGATCATATGccctactagtcactgacttgtaatacaggataaagaactagatgtgatgtccaaagacaAAGATCCTATGCCCTAttagtcactgacttgtaatacaggatacagaactagatgtgatgtccaaagataaagatcatatgccctactagtcactgacttgtaatacaggatacagaactagatgtgatgtccaaagataaagatcctatgccctactagtcactgacgtgtaatacaggatacagaactagatgtgatgtccaaagataaagatcctatggcctactagtcactgacttgtaatacaggatacagaactagatgtgatgtccaaagataaagatcctatggcctactagtcactgacttgtaatacaggatacagaactagatgtgatgtccaaagataaagatcctatggcctactagtcactgacttgtaatacaggatacagaactagatgtgatgtccaaagataaagatcatatgccctactagtcactaacttgtaatacaggatacagaactagatgtgatgtccaaagataaagatcctatGCCCTAttagtcactgacttgtaatacaggatacagaactagatgtgatgtccaaagataaagatcctatgccttactagtcactgacttgtaatacaggatacagaactagatgtgatgtccaaagataaagatcaTATGCCCTACTAGTAACTGACtagtaatacaggatacagaactagatgtgatgtccaaagataaagatcctatgccctactagtcactgacttgtaatacaggatacagaactagatgtgatgtccaaagataaagatcctatggcctactagtcactgacttgtaatacaggatacagaactagatgtgatgtccaaagataaagatcctatggcctactagtcactgacttgtaatacaggatacagaactagatgtgatgtccaaagataaagatcctatggcctactagtcactgacttgtaatacaggatacagaactagatgtgatgtccaaagttAAAGATCATATGCCCTACTAGTCActaacttgtaatacaggatacagaactagatgtgatgtccaaagataaagatcctatGCCCTAttagtcactgacttgtaatacaggatacagaactagatgtgatgtccaaagataaagatcctatgccctactagtcactgacttgtaatacaggatacagaactagatgtgatgtccaaagataaagatcctatGCCCTAttagtcactgacttgtaatacaggatacagaactagatgtgatgtccaaagataaagatcatatgccctactagtcactgacttgtaatacaggatacagaaatagatgtgatgtccaaagataaagatcatatgccctactagtcactaacttgtaatacaggatacagaactagatgtgatgtccaaagataaagatcctatggcctactagtcactgacttgtaatacaggatacagaactagatgtgatgtccaaaaatAAAGATCATAAGccctactagtcactgacttgtaatacaggatacagaactagatgtgatgtctaAAGATAAAGATCATATGccctactagtcactgactAGTAATACCGAAAAGAAAACATACCAGTAAAGAATTGTAGTATTTCTTGAGCTCATCCATGAAGGAGTCAAGGGAGCTGTCAGCTCTGTGAACGTACAGCCTGCCAGTCTCTGGTACGACATGAGACACAAACACCTCACACTTCTCCCTTAACATAGAAACACTTTCTATTTCTGTCCTGCTTTTGTAAAACAGGATTCAAGCTTATATACTTTTCGGAGAacattctatgtaactcataggcCTAAACATCCCTTTAGCATGAATTTAAACTTATCACTGCATCGATTACAAACcagctaaaattaaaatagcaaataaaatttattcCATGTGTAGCGGTGCACATGCTTTGATAGAGATGAGGAAGTTCTACGTATAAGCTTGTTCTTTAATAATTATAGTCGCGTACAGATATTCATCACAGCATTTCTTGAGAGTGATAACTCCAAACATCAACAGTTATTTCTTATAGCACCATAACCATAAGTAACTAGGAAATAGCAACTGAATGTTTTACCAACCCAGGTTGGAAGATGGCTGGTGGTTTAATTTCACCGGCAAACAGGCTGATGCCAGTTGTTATTGGCTGTATCGATTTCTTGGATGTGTCGGTAGCCATATAGAGAATTTCTTTCCCATGCCTATGGGTATCAAAAATGCTCATCAGTTTTGCCTCTGTGGACGGCTCTACGATCTGACATATACAGGTTGCACACCGAATAttatacactagaaattccactgtcacacagcccacgaccaaagtgataattgaataaaaaaagggtactgttggttgttgaaaaagtagttctcagcaggaactgacagagtatagtgtaaatgaaacTTGATTGAGTTGATATGAAATAATTTTGAGGGAGCACCACTGTAAAAAAGTGcaactaataatttattttgaatgTAAAGTTGGtttgaaaccaggtatacgaataattggttaattattgatattgtaatatttattataagtgTACAGTATCTATTAAAGGTCgtgcagtctagtctcctctcttttgcgttgtaagatttggtcattgatagctaatcgagtgattaacaagtaagtcattgatgtttcgaactcgagagagagcaacaaacaaTATTCCAGCAGTCATTTCGtggtggcctatatcaatgacagctttagccatggtaagaccttgactcttgtgtattgtcaaacccaATGCTAGATCGAGAGAAATGCCTGTACGGCTAAGGGTGGCATGGCCAGCAGTCCAAGTACGCTTGATAAGAGTAACTGGAAAACTGTTGGGGTGTTCGTGAAGAAATGTTGGACCAGTATAATCTGGAAATATGCCGACAACGAAAGCAGGTAATGCAGGCAGGCCTTGATTTGCACAGTATATGATACGCAAAACAGTACTAATTGAACCATTGACTAATCCCTTCTCAACCCAAAGATTTGCTCTAAGCATAACTTGCGAACCGACTGATAGAAATACAGAGCGTTGAAGACCGCATGCAAGATTAGAAGATACCAAGTGAGCATTGCGGCCAGCGTGTTTTGAGTTAATCTGTGCAATGGGATTGCCAAGTAGTAGAAGTCTGTTTGAGTTGTAGTCGTGGACCAATTGACAAGTTGGAAATAGACGAGTAGCAGTATTGAAGACGGGATCGTGATCAGCAATGCCAGGAAATCGGCGTGACAGGAGTTCATTGTCTTGCTCCGTCGACTCTCCATCACGGAATCTTAGTAATAGATCGCGGAAGATTAGATCGTTTGCTTGGCGCATACATTGGGATAAGAAGAACGCAGTATCAAAGGTTTGGTAAGCTGAGTGGTCATGCAAACAAACACCACTCCTGACATTGGGCTGAAACATTCTGGCATATAAAACAGGCGGTAGTTGACTAAAGTCGCCAAACATGATTATGGAGCAGCCACCAAAAAACTGGTCAGATTTTTCAGGGAAGGCTTGTCGCAAACGTTTATCAATTGCATTAATCAGGCGGCAGCCAATCATTGAAAGTTCGTCAATTATAATGCATTTAATTTCCAGACACTTAGCTTGAAGAATTTGCAAAGCAGGTCCATTTAGCTGCCGAGTGTCATTAGGTTTAGCAAAGTGTAGGAAAGAATGAATGGTCGAACCAGAGATGTTCAATGCTGCAACACCAGTAGGAGCCAAAATTTTGCAACATTGACCGAGTAGTTGATGCAATGCTTGAATTAGGACACTTTTACCTGTTCCAGCGGAACCAAGAACAAGTGCTCTGAGGGGAAGAGGATTGGGAAGTTGGTAATGGTTCTCCATGTGGTCATAGACTTGCCTTTGCTCATTGTTTAGTTGGGCAATATCAACAAGGGGTATTTTAATGGGAGGTAGGTTGTAATTGTTTTGAGCATCAATTAGAAAAGTAGGAG
The genomic region above belongs to Watersipora subatra chromosome 1, tzWatSuba1.1, whole genome shotgun sequence and contains:
- the LOC137385265 gene encoding ATP-dependent DNA helicase pif1-like, whose protein sequence is MGLLDQEDDDLPLAQPALQANPDFDWVADSQDLLHLVPHAPTFLIDAQNNYNLPPIKIPLVDIAQLNNEQRQVYDHMENHYQLPNPLPLRALVLGSAGTGKSVLIQALHQLLGQCCKILAPTGVAALNISGSTIHSFLHFAKPNDTRQLNGPALQILQAKCLEIKCIIIDELSMIGCRLINAIDKRLRQAFPEKSDQFFGGCSIIMFGDFSQLPPVLYARMFQPNVRSGVCLHDHSAYQTFDTAFFLSQCMRQANDLIFRDLLLRFRDGESTEQDNELLSRRFPGIADHDPVFNTATRLFPTCQLVHDYNSNRLLLLGNPIAQINSKHAGRNAHLVSSNLACGLQRSVFLSVGSQVMLRANLWVEKGLVNGSISTVLRIIYCANQGLPALPAFVVGIFPDYTGPTFLHEHPNSFPVTLIKRTWTAGHATLSRTGISLDLALGLTIHKSQGLTMAKAVIDIGHHEMTAGILFVALSRVRNINDLLVNHSISYQ